The following proteins come from a genomic window of Flavobacterium crocinum:
- a CDS encoding aspartate/glutamate racemase family protein: MSAKVLGFVHTSATLVPLFQQLSNEFLQGIETFNIVDDSLIKDVIKKGKLMPNTAARVVSHVQAAENAGADVILVTCSSIGAAIETAATLSTVPVIRVDQAMADEAVQISSKIGVIATLPTTLEPTSDLVRRRAELAGKNATITSKLCEGAFEALMSGDSAKHDEMVAKALKELMKEVDVIVLAQASMARVVDGLSAEEKLVPILASPAIAMKKLAELYF, translated from the coding sequence ATGAGCGCAAAAGTTTTAGGTTTTGTACATACATCGGCAACATTGGTTCCGTTATTTCAGCAATTAAGCAATGAGTTTTTACAGGGAATTGAAACATTCAATATAGTGGATGACAGCTTGATAAAAGACGTAATCAAAAAAGGAAAATTAATGCCCAACACAGCAGCGAGAGTCGTGAGCCATGTTCAGGCCGCTGAAAATGCAGGAGCCGATGTAATTTTGGTAACTTGTTCATCTATTGGAGCTGCGATTGAAACGGCTGCAACTTTAAGCACCGTTCCGGTGATTCGTGTAGATCAGGCAATGGCGGATGAAGCAGTGCAGATCAGCAGTAAAATTGGTGTGATTGCTACTTTGCCAACTACTTTGGAACCAACCAGTGATTTGGTCAGAAGAAGAGCGGAATTGGCAGGCAAAAACGCAACGATTACTTCTAAATTATGCGAGGGCGCTTTTGAAGCTTTAATGAGCGGAGATTCGGCTAAACATGACGAAATGGTAGCCAAAGCTTTGAAAGAATTAATGAAAGAAGTGGATGTAATTGTTTTGGCTCAGGCTTCAATGGCACGTGTTGTTGATGGCTTAAGTGCCGAAGAAAAACTAGTTCCGATTTTGGCAAGTCCAGCTATTGCAATGAAAAAACTGGCGGAGCTTTATTTCTAA